A genomic window from Nitrospirota bacterium includes:
- a CDS encoding LapA family protein: MIRLIFSLIILTIVFILAMVNKEPVQINYLLGSTSQLPLYMILIGAFIAGGIVFSLLLLPAWIKNKIEIRKLRRSIKDIETENN, translated from the coding sequence ATGATCAGGCTTATATTCTCTCTTATCATCCTCACCATAGTCTTTATCCTTGCAATGGTAAACAAAGAACCTGTGCAGATAAATTACTTACTTGGAAGCACATCACAGTTGCCTTTATACATGATACTCATTGGTGCATTCATTGCCGGAGGCATAGTGTTTTCACTACTGCTGCTTCCTGCATGGATAAAAAACAAGATAGAGATAAGAAAACTCAGGCGCTCTATTAAGGATATAGAGACAGAGAATAATTAA
- a CDS encoding HIT domain-containing protein: MQQLWAPWRLQYVINAGEDEGCIFCTKPKLNKDRDNLILYRGNHAFIIMNLFPYNNGHLMIVPYQHVQDLDGLTDDVLLELITLTRKAQNIMRQVFAAQGFNIGINVGKAAGAGIDEHIHIHIVPRWTGDTNFMPVLSDIKVIPQHIIAAYDLLLPFFRETK; encoded by the coding sequence ATGCAGCAATTATGGGCGCCGTGGCGGCTTCAGTATGTTATTAATGCAGGAGAGGATGAAGGGTGTATATTCTGTACAAAGCCGAAACTGAATAAAGACAGGGATAACCTGATATTATATCGCGGTAATCATGCCTTTATAATTATGAACCTGTTCCCATACAATAACGGGCATCTTATGATTGTCCCTTATCAACATGTGCAGGATTTGGACGGGCTTACTGATGATGTGCTTCTTGAACTGATTACACTTACAAGAAAGGCACAAAACATCATGAGGCAGGTCTTCGCAGCTCAGGGATTTAATATCGGAATTAATGTTGGGAAGGCCGCAGGTGCAGGCATAGATGAACATATCCATATCCACATCGTCCCGCGATGGACAGGCGATACAAACTTCATGCCGGTACTTTCTGATATAAAGGTCATACCCCAGCATATCATTGCGGCTTATGACCTTCTATTACCATTCTTCAGGGAGACCAAATGA
- the tsaE gene encoding tRNA (adenosine(37)-N6)-threonylcarbamoyltransferase complex ATPase subunit type 1 TsaE, translated as MRLQSNSPNNTIEIGKTLGKHLLPGSVICLTGELGAGKTCFIKGMAEGLGIKRKEVSSPTFIIIREYKGRIPLYHIDLYRIGTLDDIRDIGMEEVIYGNGVTAIEWAERIKDALPDDRIDIKLEWVDDKMRAIEIIAYGEKHRKILEEACKEKVIG; from the coding sequence ATCAGATTACAATCAAACAGTCCAAATAACACCATTGAAATAGGAAAGACACTCGGCAAGCATCTTTTACCCGGCAGTGTGATTTGCCTTACAGGTGAACTCGGAGCAGGCAAGACCTGTTTTATTAAAGGTATGGCAGAGGGGCTTGGAATAAAGAGAAAAGAAGTCAGCAGTCCAACTTTCATAATCATCAGGGAGTACAAAGGCAGAATCCCCCTATATCATATAGACCTGTACAGGATTGGGACACTGGATGACATAAGGGACATAGGCATGGAAGAGGTTATATATGGAAACGGGGTAACTGCAATAGAGTGGGCAGAAAGAATTAAAGACGCTCTGCCTGATGATAGGATTGATATAAAATTGGAATGGGTGGATGATAAGATGCGTGCCATTGAAATAATTGCTTATGGAGAAAAACATAGAAAGATACTTGAAGAGGCATGTAAAGAAAAGGTAATAGGGTAA
- a CDS encoding uracil-DNA glycosylase, translating to MSGVLTKNNENEWDKNVPPILDISLDRRGFLTPPEVSSTEQKAESLNTLLQKIGDCKRCKLSKGRTNIVFGTGNPNTRLMFVGEGPGEDEDKQGKPFVGKAGELLTKMITAMGLTRDDVYIANVVKCRPPCNRNPEGDEITACSPFLKAQIDIIKPEIICTLGTFASHTLLETSTKISDLRGKIHLKDGYSIVPTFHPSYLLRNPGEKVRSWQDLQIIMKELGIKEKEQK from the coding sequence ATGAGCGGCGTTCTCACAAAGAATAATGAAAATGAGTGGGACAAGAATGTCCCACCTATCCTTGATATCTCTCTGGATAGGCGGGGTTTTCTTACCCCGCCGGAGGTATCTTCGACTGAACAAAAAGCAGAATCCCTCAACACCCTTCTTCAGAAAATAGGTGACTGCAAAAGATGTAAGTTAAGCAAAGGCAGAACCAACATTGTCTTTGGAACCGGTAACCCCAATACAAGGCTGATGTTTGTAGGGGAAGGGCCGGGTGAAGATGAAGATAAGCAGGGCAAGCCTTTTGTGGGCAAGGCCGGTGAACTGCTTACGAAAATGATTACAGCAATGGGATTAACCCGTGACGATGTGTATATAGCTAACGTAGTGAAATGCCGCCCCCCATGCAATCGTAATCCTGAAGGGGATGAGATTACTGCATGCAGTCCATTTCTGAAGGCACAGATTGATATTATTAAACCTGAGATTATATGCACACTCGGGACATTTGCATCTCATACACTTCTTGAAACCTCTACAAAGATAAGTGACCTAAGAGGAAAGATTCATTTAAAAGACGGATACAGCATAGTCCCTACTTTTCATCCTTCATATCTTTTGAGAAATCCAGGTGAAAAAGTCCGGTCATGGCAGGACCTGCAGATTATTATGAAGGAGCTGGGGATTAAGGAGAAGGAGCAAAAGTAA